A region of the Synergistaceae bacterium genome:
CCGCAGCACCGCAGAAATACACAGGCCATCCCTCAGCCGCCGCCGTCCGGCATAAGTTCTCCGCAAAATCAATCCCCGCGACTCTCTCCTGAACAGGCCGCCCAAGAATATACATTCCCGCGCATAACCCGGAGCCGTCAGCAAGCCTCATTGATGACCAGTCTACAGCCTCTGCAAATTCCTCATCATCAATAAACGTCTCCATGCCTATGGCGTTAAGGGTAACGATTAATTTTGCTGACTGCGGGTCGGGATTCTGAATCATTCCCCGCGCTTTTGAGACCGCGTAATTCATTGACACGTTGTCGAAATCAACGCCCCATAGGGACGGGGGAAGCGGATTTTTCCTGCTCCTTATGTGCCGGAAGATTATCACCGCAAGCACTATCAGCCCGGCAACTGTCCACTTCTCCCACGCCGCCGCCATGCTCGTAACAGCGCAAAGCCCCGCAACTGACTGCACAGCCTCAGAATGTTCCACGCCGTCGCGGAGCATATCACGGTAAATTTTGCCTCCTTCATGAGGGTCTGAGTCGGTCATTATGCTTTTTGCGAACGACACGAGAATTTCAGCCGCCGGAATCGCAAACAGTCCAAGCGAGAGAAATAATACGGTGCTTAACACGATTCCTTTTGTCGAACCCATTATTGATGTGCCTGCCACGAGGAAGCCCCACATTGATGAGAGGGATTTTCCTGCCTGGCGGTACATGTTGCCGAAACGAGACCAGAATCCCGCAAGCAGCATCATTCCCGCGAATGACATGAAGAACTCGCCCGAACCCGTAGCAATGCAGGCCGACATCATAAGCACGAACGTAACCGCTAAAACATGGCCGGTGAGTCCGGGAATTTCGTCAATGTACCTGAATATGAACGGGAAAAAGCTGAACCACATTGTCCCGGCAATGAGCGAGAATGCCGGAGTGAGGTAGATATATTCTCCGTCCGGGAATCGTATGAAGTGTACCGCCGGGCCGTAATACGTGCATAGGAGTCCTATTACGGGGTAGAGCCATCGCCAGCCCTTTCTGCCGTAAATATCCTCAGCGATTCCTGCCACAGCCGCAAGCATAGCCCCTGCCACGACTATTTTCGCGTCCATGCTCCCGAACCATATCGCAAGAACCATGAACGCCCCCGCAAGAACTATATCCCGCATATATCCGTACTGCCTCGCGTCAAGAAGGTACTTGATATATTTCTGGACTCCGATACATATTCCGGCCATGAGGACACAGCCGAGTACCACGAAAATATTACCGTGCGTCAATTCTCGTCAGTCCGTCCATGTAAGGCACGAGGGCTTCGGGGATTGTTATGCTTCCGTCTTCATTCTGGTAATTCTCGATGATGGCAATTAATGTGCGTCCTACTGCGATTCCTGAGCCGTTAAGGGTGTGCGCGAATCTGGGCTTGCTTCCGTCCGCCGGCCTGTAACGCAGGTTCATTCGCCGGGCTTGGAAGTCCTCACAGTTTGAGCATGAGCTGATTTCGCGGTATTTGTTCTGAGACGGCAGCCACACTTCAAGATCGTATGTCTTGCATGAGCCGAACCCAATATCCCCGGAGCAGAGATTTACGACATGATACGGGAGATTGAGAATTTTGAGGACATCCTCAGCGTTTGAGGTGAGTTTTTCGAGTTCGTCATAGCTTGTCTCAGGTGTGCAGATTTTCACCATTTCAACTTTGTCGAACTGGTGCTGACGCATGAGTCCCCGTACATCTCTTCCCGCGCTGCCTGCCTCGCGCCTGAAACACGGAGTATACGCGGTGTAATATTTCGGGAGGTCTTTTTCCTCAAGTATGCTTTCACGGTTGAGATTCGTCAATGGCACTTCAGCGGTAGGGATAAGCCATAAGTCATCATTCTGCAATTTGTACAAATCCTCCGCGAATTTCGGCAATTGCCCGGTACCCTCAAGAATCGCCGAACGTACCATGAAAGGCGGCTCAACCTCTAAATATCCGTGCTGTTTCGTGTGAAGGTCAAGCATGAAATTGACTAATGCCCGCTCCATTCTCGCGCCGAGTCCCTGAAGGACGGTGAAACGGCTCTGCGCTAACATGACTCCCTTCTCAAAGTCCATAATTCCGAGAGCCTCTGCCACGTCCCAATGCGGTTTAGGCTCAAAGGAAAATTTCCGGGGTTCTCCCCATGTCCGCACAACGGGGTTATCATTCTCATCATTGCCGATTGGAGTCGTTGCGCTTAACTTGTTGGGAAGGGTCATTAAGTAGCCGTGTAATTCCTCCTCGATTTTTGCCAGCTCTGAATCAAGCTCGCTGATTTTCCCGCCCATTGCTTTGATTTCGGCTTTGAGGGCGTTTACGTCAAGTGAGGGGTCATTCTTGGCCATTCCGATACGCTTTGAGCCTTCATTGCGTTTTGCTTTGAGGTCTTCTGTTTCGCCGATGATTCTGCGCCGTTTAGCGTCAAGCTCCGTGAGTACAGCCAAGTTGAAATCGTGCTTTCTGTCCCGGAGCATTCCGGCGTATTCGTCCATGTTGGAGAGTATATATTTGATGTCGAGCATTGTGGATTAGTTCCCTTCTGTTGATGTAGTTTTTCTGACGGCACGGAGTAAATTTGCCATCTCAATCGCACCTAAAGCGCAGTCAGATCCCTTGTTGCCAGCCTTGCTGCCTGACCGCAAGAGTGCCTGCTCCAATGTATCACACGTAAGCACCCCGAAAAGGACGGGGACTCGATGTTTCAGGCCGACAGACGCGAGTCCCTTTGACGACTCCGCCGCTACATAGTCGAAATGCGGAGTATCACCGCGAATCACCGCGCCAAGTGCTATAACAGCGTCATATTTCCCCGTAAGCACGACTTCCTCGGCGATTAACGGAAGCTCCCACGCCCCAGGAACCCAGTAGATGTCGATTGCGTTCGGTGATACGTCATGACGGATGAGGGTATCTTTTGCGCCCTCGATGAGTCGGGATGTTACTATGTCATTGAAGCGTGAGGCGATTATTGCGATATTGAGACCTGAGCCGATTAATTTTCCTTCTGTTACTTTCACTGCTTTATTTCCTCCTTCATTTGACTGTGTTCCTGAACCCCTCTTCCGCTCGCGCTCCCTCCCCCCTAATTTAGGGGGGACTAAGGGGGGCAGAGGGGTTACCACAAAA
Encoded here:
- a CDS encoding WecB/TagA/CpsF family glycosyltransferase; the encoded protein is MTHGNIFVVLGCVLMAGICIGVQKYIKYLLDARQYGYMRDIVLAGAFMVLAIWFGSMDAKIVVAGAMLAAVAGIAEDIYGRKGWRWLYPVIGLLCTYYGPAVHFIRFPDGEYIYLTPAFSLIAGTMWFSFFPFIFRYIDEIPGLTGHVLAVTFVLMMSACIATGSGEFFMSFAGMMLLAGFWSRFGNMYRQAGKSLSSMWGFLVAGTSIMGSTKGIVLSTVLFLSLGLFAIPAAEILVSFAKSIMTDSDPHEGGKIYRDMLRDGVEHSEAVQSVAGLCAVTSMAAAWEKWTVAGLIVLAVIIFRHIRSRKNPLPPSLWGVDFDNVSMNYAVSKARGMIQNPDPQSAKLIVTLNAIGMETFIDDEEFAEAVDWSSMRLADGSGLCAGMYILGRPVQERVAGIDFAENLCRTAAAEGWPVYFCGAAGDTAVKCAEILQDKIPGLVVAGARDGYFDVRDETIPAEISRSGAKILLVAMGQPRQEKWVYRHRDKLRGILCVGVGGAFDVFSGNLLRAPLWVQKIGFEWLYRMLQEPGRWRNNLRLISFTLRIFASRLGLYRK
- the serS gene encoding serine--tRNA ligase — translated: MLDIKYILSNMDEYAGMLRDRKHDFNLAVLTELDAKRRRIIGETEDLKAKRNEGSKRIGMAKNDPSLDVNALKAEIKAMGGKISELDSELAKIEEELHGYLMTLPNKLSATTPIGNDENDNPVVRTWGEPRKFSFEPKPHWDVAEALGIMDFEKGVMLAQSRFTVLQGLGARMERALVNFMLDLHTKQHGYLEVEPPFMVRSAILEGTGQLPKFAEDLYKLQNDDLWLIPTAEVPLTNLNRESILEEKDLPKYYTAYTPCFRREAGSAGRDVRGLMRQHQFDKVEMVKICTPETSYDELEKLTSNAEDVLKILNLPYHVVNLCSGDIGFGSCKTYDLEVWLPSQNKYREISSCSNCEDFQARRMNLRYRPADGSKPRFAHTLNGSGIAVGRTLIAIIENYQNEDGSITIPEALVPYMDGLTRIDAR
- a CDS encoding 6,7-dimethyl-8-ribityllumazine synthase, with translation MKVTEGKLIGSGLNIAIIASRFNDIVTSRLIEGAKDTLIRHDVSPNAIDIYWVPGAWELPLIAEEVVLTGKYDAVIALGAVIRGDTPHFDYVAAESSKGLASVGLKHRVPVLFGVLTCDTLEQALLRSGSKAGNKGSDCALGAIEMANLLRAVRKTTSTEGN